The Thermocrinis albus DSM 14484 genome segment CTGTCTCAGAGTGGGAAACTGTTCCTTTCTGTCCGTTAAGATCTTCCAAGGGTAAGCCTGATGACCTATATCCCACACTATAACATCTTTGGGAGGATCAAACACCCTCAGTAAGGCTATGGTAAGTTCCACCACACCTAAGCCGGGTGCTACGTGCCCTCCGTTCTTTGCGGTGACCTCTATTATGTAGTCCCTTACCTCATCAGCCAGCTGTGCCAGCTGAGAGTAATCCATGTACTTAAGGTCCAAAGGTCCTCTATAATCCTTGAGTAAACTGTACCTATCCAGCATAAGAAAAAAAGATATTCCTTTATAATAAGAAGTATGAAAGTGATAATACTGGCGGGTGGGAGTGGCACAAGACTGTGGCCTCTATCAAGAGAGCGCTATCCTAAACAGTTTCTTAAGCTAGATGGAGAAAAATCCCTTCTCAGAAAGACTTTTGAGAGGGCCTGTCAACTCACCTATGAGAGGGACATAATGGTGGTGAGCGTGGAAGAATACACCCACCACATTAAGAACGACCTTTACCCTCATGGAGATTACACCTTAATCCTTGAGCCAAAAAGACGCAACACAGGCCCCGCCATAATTCTGTCTGTCCTTTACGCCTTGGAGCATCTTGATCTGAAGGAGAAAGAACCTGTGGTGGTTTTTGCTTCAGATCACTACGTGTATCCCGAAGAGAGATTTCTTGAGTTGGTGAGGTTCGGTGTGCGGGTGGCCAGTGAAGGTTACACGGTGGCCTTCGGTGTACCACCCAAAGGCCCGGACCCCAACTTTGGTTACATAAAGTACGGCCATGTACTTCTACAGGAGGAAGGTAGGATAGCTTACCGGATGGATAGGTTTGTGGAGAAACCTTCGCCTGAAATAGCAAAAGCCTTCCTGGAAAGTGGAGAATATCTTTGGAACTCGGGAAACTTTGTCTTCTCTCCAGAGACCCTTATGGAAAATCTCAGAAGCGTGGATGAGAGTATGTACCAGATCGCCTCGAAGGGATACACAGAATTTTTCAGGCAGTATGACCGTCTTCCTGAGATAGCCTTCGACTATTTGATAATGGAGAAACTCAAAAAGGGCGCCGTCATACCCTTAGACGTGCTTTGGAGTGATGTAGGATCCTTTGCCGGGCTGTACGAGGTACTTCCTAAGGATGAT includes the following:
- a CDS encoding mannose-1-phosphate guanylyltransferase/mannose-6-phosphate isomerase, producing MKVIILAGGSGTRLWPLSRERYPKQFLKLDGEKSLLRKTFERACQLTYERDIMVVSVEEYTHHIKNDLYPHGDYTLILEPKRRNTGPAIILSVLYALEHLDLKEKEPVVVFASDHYVYPEERFLELVRFGVRVASEGYTVAFGVPPKGPDPNFGYIKYGHVLLQEEGRIAYRMDRFVEKPSPEIAKAFLESGEYLWNSGNFVFSPETLMENLRSVDESMYQIASKGYTEFFRQYDRLPEIAFDYLIMEKLKKGAVIPLDVLWSDVGSFAGLYEVLPKDDRGNATVGDTLTLHSENCLLYGKSRLICGVGIKDLLVIEERDAILILRKDMTQEVRTLVKKLKEDRRREAEVHPETYHPWGRALLLDESSDYRIRKLYVHPGRSIGPIIHMHSARSFTVLRGTVLFRSKDTQNYITEGDSVYVKKAVPYQIINEGHIIAELIEVQAGNYLRDDDVREIVL